In Streptomyces sp. NBC_00569, a single genomic region encodes these proteins:
- a CDS encoding sensor histidine kinase, which produces MNVALLALGIVAATAVSLIGMRHYLLENVDAELTSSRTSLQRTGLTLKQIESLSELGIALDKLSPGPHSTDSGASSLPRNETVFVAVDRAGEPITVGTLRPTARQRDLASAVDDPKALATADEPHDVTVHGDPYRAVGARLADGTTVLLATSTANVQTGIHKALRLDITLGTGLLTLLAVLTMIGVSHRMRPLEDMVETASAIADGDLARRVPPHHDTALEVEQLRLALNSMLHQVETAFETRERSAAQLRRFVADASHELRTPLAAIRGYLQLYDKGMLRDPAERTRALGRVHAEADRMSRLVDELLTLARLDQGPELRLRNVDLSRLVREAADDLRVQQPDRPVQVAADGALLVRADESGLRQVLGNLLANVRTHTPQDAPVSVSLERVDGTVRLCVADEGPGLDEDDAARIFDRFFRAGGGAGSGLGLAIVQGVVSAHGGEVSVRTAPGAGVRVTVVLPGGGGPVGPAVAEQIPLGEGLPVGEGSGSGGPVGEGPGSGATTSEPVRSSRAATTGTRRSRPTDTARR; this is translated from the coding sequence GTGAACGTCGCGCTGCTCGCCCTCGGCATCGTCGCCGCGACCGCCGTCAGCCTCATCGGGATGCGCCACTACCTCCTCGAGAACGTCGACGCCGAGCTGACGTCGTCACGCACCTCTCTCCAGCGCACCGGCCTCACCCTCAAACAGATCGAGTCGCTCAGCGAACTGGGCATCGCCCTCGACAAACTCTCCCCCGGCCCCCACTCGACCGACAGCGGCGCGAGTTCACTGCCACGCAACGAGACCGTGTTCGTGGCCGTCGACCGGGCCGGCGAGCCCATCACCGTAGGCACTCTGCGCCCCACCGCCCGCCAGCGCGACCTCGCCTCCGCGGTCGACGACCCGAAGGCGCTCGCCACCGCCGACGAGCCGCACGACGTCACCGTGCACGGCGACCCGTACCGCGCGGTGGGCGCCCGCCTCGCCGACGGTACGACCGTGCTGCTCGCCACCTCGACGGCCAACGTCCAGACCGGCATCCACAAAGCGCTCAGGCTCGACATCACCCTCGGCACGGGCCTGCTCACCCTGCTCGCCGTCCTCACGATGATCGGCGTCAGCCACCGGATGCGGCCCCTCGAAGACATGGTCGAGACCGCGTCGGCCATCGCCGACGGAGACCTCGCACGACGCGTGCCCCCGCACCACGACACCGCTCTGGAGGTCGAACAGCTGCGGCTCGCCCTCAACTCCATGCTCCACCAGGTCGAAACGGCGTTCGAGACCCGTGAACGCAGCGCCGCGCAACTGCGGCGGTTCGTCGCCGACGCCTCCCACGAACTGCGCACGCCGCTCGCCGCGATCCGCGGCTACCTCCAGCTCTACGACAAGGGGATGCTCCGCGACCCGGCCGAACGCACCCGGGCCCTGGGCCGCGTCCACGCCGAGGCCGACCGCATGAGCCGACTCGTCGACGAACTCCTCACCCTGGCCCGCCTCGACCAGGGCCCCGAACTGCGCCTGCGGAACGTCGACCTGAGCCGGCTGGTCCGAGAAGCCGCCGACGACCTGCGCGTGCAGCAGCCGGACCGGCCGGTCCAGGTCGCAGCCGACGGCGCGCTGCTGGTCCGCGCCGACGAGTCGGGCCTGCGCCAGGTCCTCGGGAACCTCCTCGCCAACGTACGCACCCACACTCCCCAGGACGCCCCGGTCAGCGTCTCGCTCGAACGCGTGGACGGGACGGTGCGGCTGTGCGTGGCCGACGAGGGGCCCGGGCTCGACGAGGACGACGCGGCACGGATCTTCGACCGCTTCTTCCGGGCGGGCGGGGGTGCCGGCAGCGGTCTGGGCCTGGCGATCGTGCAAGGGGTGGTGTCGGCGCACGGCGGCGAGGTGTCCGTGCGCACGGCTCCGGGGGCGGGGGTGCGGGTGACGGTGGTTCTGCCAGGGGGCGGGGGGCCTGTGGGCCCGGCTGTGGCTGAGCAAATTCCCTTGGGTGAGGGGCTTCCCGTGGGTGAAGGTTCCGGGAGTGGAGGTCCCGTGGGCGAGGGCCCCGGGAGTGGGGCCACCACGTCGGAGCCGGTCAGATCCAGCCGAGCTGCCACAACCGGAACACGCCGGTCCCGTCCGACAGATACTGCCCGCCGGTGA
- a CDS encoding ABC transporter substrate-binding protein — translation MRSIRMRVFAMFIVLAAAGAGAWQLLPDQDEQGKTITVGTTDAVTSLDPAGAYDAGSWALYSNVFQSLLTFDAGGAAPVPDAAKHCGFVGHGLRTYRCELRDGLTFPSGRAVTAKDVKFSFDRVRAINSPVGPATLLDTLGKVETSGARTVTFRLSSPDATFPFKVATGAGSIVDSTQYPAHSLRTRTRVDGTGPYRLSSYTPGKQAKLVPNAGYQGAAKSVGEPTTLRYFKDSAALESAWKARSVDVAARQLPPALLASYAPSDKGDRLTEVDSAETRNLVLNVRTGRPLHDRRVRQALATLVDRDRLVASTYQGTVDSLYSLIPRGITGHTTAFFDAYPKPDAARARTLLQEAGVSTPVRFEFAYSRGAASASEAKEVKRQLEASGLFKVSLRYYEWTDFQKRYASGKLDAYAVGWLPDFPDPDTFTAQLVRTGSGMHNGYSSKEVDGLIQASQQYEDRSRTMGDFRKLQEAVARDVPLIPLWQRKEYVLSTEDVTGGQYLSDGTGVFRLWQLGWI, via the coding sequence ATGCGGTCGATTCGCATGCGGGTTTTTGCGATGTTCATAGTGCTTGCCGCCGCCGGAGCCGGCGCATGGCAGCTTCTTCCGGATCAGGACGAGCAGGGGAAGACGATCACCGTCGGGACGACCGACGCCGTGACGTCGCTCGATCCGGCCGGTGCGTACGACGCCGGATCATGGGCGCTGTACAGCAACGTGTTCCAGTCGCTCCTGACCTTCGACGCGGGTGGCGCCGCGCCCGTGCCGGATGCCGCGAAGCACTGCGGGTTCGTCGGCCACGGGCTGCGTACCTACCGTTGCGAGCTGCGTGACGGGCTGACGTTCCCGAGTGGTCGCGCGGTGACGGCCAAGGACGTGAAGTTCTCCTTCGACCGGGTCAGGGCCATCAACTCTCCGGTGGGGCCCGCCACCTTGCTCGACACCCTCGGCAAGGTCGAGACGAGCGGTGCGCGGACGGTGACCTTCCGGCTGTCCTCGCCCGACGCGACGTTCCCGTTCAAGGTCGCCACGGGCGCCGGTTCCATCGTCGACAGCACCCAGTACCCCGCGCACAGCCTGCGCACCCGTACCCGCGTCGACGGCACCGGCCCCTACCGCCTCAGCTCGTACACGCCCGGCAAGCAGGCGAAGCTCGTCCCCAACGCCGGCTACCAGGGCGCGGCCAAGAGTGTCGGGGAGCCCACCACCCTGCGCTACTTCAAGGACTCGGCCGCCCTCGAGTCCGCCTGGAAGGCCCGTTCGGTCGACGTCGCCGCGCGGCAGCTGCCGCCCGCGCTGCTCGCCTCGTACGCGCCGAGCGACAAGGGGGATCGGCTCACCGAGGTCGACAGCGCGGAGACCCGGAACCTCGTCCTCAATGTGCGGACGGGCCGCCCGCTGCACGACCGCCGGGTGCGGCAGGCCCTCGCCACGCTCGTCGACCGGGACCGGCTGGTCGCCTCGACGTACCAAGGCACCGTCGACTCCCTCTACTCCCTGATCCCGCGCGGCATCACCGGGCACACGACCGCGTTCTTCGACGCGTATCCGAAGCCGGACGCCGCCCGTGCGCGCACGCTGCTCCAGGAGGCCGGGGTCAGTACGCCGGTCCGCTTCGAGTTCGCGTACTCGCGCGGCGCCGCGTCCGCGTCGGAGGCGAAGGAGGTCAAGCGGCAGTTGGAGGCGAGCGGACTGTTCAAGGTGAGCCTGCGCTACTACGAGTGGACCGACTTCCAGAAGCGGTACGCGAGCGGGAAGCTCGACGCGTACGCGGTCGGCTGGCTGCCGGACTTCCCCGATCCGGACACGTTCACCGCGCAGCTCGTGCGCACCGGGTCCGGCATGCACAACGGATACAGCAGCAAAGAGGTCGACGGCCTGATCCAGGCCAGTCAGCAGTACGAGGACCGCAGCCGCACCATGGGCGACTTCCGCAAGCTTCAGGAAGCGGTCGCGCGCGACGTCCCGCTCATCCCTCTGTGGCAGCGCAAGGAGTACGTGCTCAGCACGGAGGACGTCACCGGCGGGCAGTATCTGTCGGACGGGACCGGCGTGTTCCGGTTGTGGCAGCTCGGCTGGATCTGA
- a CDS encoding metallophosphoesterase, giving the protein MIAVLVIAGVASLAAFAGLHWYAWRRLVRDTTVRAGLARRAGTAVFVLGPLLMFAAVASERAGAPFWLQQVLSWPGFLWMAFSIYLVLAVLVGEVVRPLLRRYLDRRSGPGGAEPGPVPEPVLVPTREPDELPTATTTSTPTPTTPEPVTPSAAADPSRRLFVSRVVGGAAVVAATGIVGNGAYGVLRGPRVKRVTVPLARLPRSAHGFRIAVVSDIHLGPVLGRGFAQRVVDTINSTQPDLIAVVGDLVDGSVEDLAPAVAPLAGLRARHGTYFVTGNHEYFSGAEPWVEHVREIGLRPLENARVEMGAFDLAGVNDVTGENYGDGPDYDKALGDRDPGRAAVLLAHQPVMIHQAVKHGVDLQLSGHTHGGQLWPGNFIADAANPTLAGLERYGDTQLYVSRGAGAWGPPVRVGAPSDITVVELASKRA; this is encoded by the coding sequence GTGATCGCCGTCTTAGTGATCGCAGGGGTCGCCTCGCTCGCGGCCTTCGCCGGTCTGCACTGGTACGCGTGGCGCCGACTGGTGCGCGACACCACGGTCCGCGCCGGTCTTGCGCGGCGGGCGGGCACGGCCGTGTTCGTGCTGGGGCCGTTGCTGATGTTCGCGGCGGTGGCGAGCGAGCGGGCCGGTGCGCCGTTCTGGCTGCAGCAGGTTCTGTCCTGGCCCGGGTTCTTGTGGATGGCCTTCTCCATCTATCTGGTGCTCGCGGTCCTGGTGGGTGAAGTGGTGCGCCCCCTGCTGCGGCGTTACCTCGACCGCAGGTCCGGGCCGGGCGGCGCGGAGCCGGGGCCCGTGCCGGAGCCCGTGCTGGTTCCGACGCGCGAGCCCGACGAGCTGCCCACCGCGACCACCACTTCAACCCCAACCCCCACCACGCCCGAGCCCGTCACGCCATCGGCCGCGGCCGACCCCTCGCGTCGGCTCTTCGTCTCTCGCGTCGTCGGTGGTGCCGCCGTGGTCGCGGCCACCGGGATCGTCGGGAACGGTGCGTACGGTGTGCTGCGCGGGCCCAGGGTGAAGCGGGTCACGGTTCCGCTGGCCCGGCTGCCGCGTTCCGCGCACGGGTTCAGGATCGCGGTCGTCAGCGACATCCACCTGGGCCCGGTTCTGGGCCGGGGGTTCGCCCAGCGGGTGGTCGACACGATCAACTCCACGCAGCCCGACCTGATCGCGGTCGTCGGGGACCTGGTCGACGGCAGTGTCGAGGACCTGGCGCCGGCCGTCGCGCCGCTTGCGGGGCTGCGGGCACGGCACGGCACGTACTTCGTGACGGGCAACCACGAGTACTTCTCGGGCGCCGAGCCGTGGGTCGAGCACGTACGTGAGATCGGCCTGCGGCCCCTGGAGAACGCGCGCGTGGAGATGGGCGCGTTCGACCTGGCCGGGGTGAACGACGTGACCGGCGAGAACTACGGCGACGGGCCCGACTACGACAAGGCGCTCGGGGACCGCGACCCCGGTCGCGCCGCCGTCCTCCTCGCCCACCAGCCCGTGATGATCCACCAGGCGGTGAAGCACGGCGTCGACCTCCAGCTGTCGGGTCACACTCACGGTGGCCAGCTCTGGCCGGGCAACTTCATCGCCGACGCGGCGAACCCGACGCTCGCAGGCCTGGAGCGATACGGCGACACGCAGTTGTACGTGAGCCGGGGCGCCGGTGCGTGGGGCCCGCCGGTCCGGGTGGGCGCGCCGTCGGACATCACGGTCGTCGAGCTGGCGTCGAAGCGGGCGTGA
- a CDS encoding SCO4848 family membrane protein → MKLSRPVSWFLLAFGVWSWVIWVTFVKNLWKDGSGLAFDDAGDPTAYLWVHLTLAVVSFVLGTVVGGIGFRGLRALRRA, encoded by the coding sequence ATGAAGCTCAGCCGCCCCGTCTCCTGGTTCCTGCTCGCCTTCGGTGTCTGGAGCTGGGTCATCTGGGTCACTTTCGTCAAGAACCTGTGGAAGGACGGGAGCGGGCTTGCCTTCGACGACGCCGGCGACCCGACCGCCTACCTCTGGGTGCATCTGACGCTCGCCGTTGTCTCCTTTGTCTTGGGGACGGTGGTTGGGGGCATCGGGTTCCGCGGGCTGCGTGCCCTGCGTCGTGCGTGA
- a CDS encoding D-alanyl-D-alanine carboxypeptidase, whose translation MTQLQTPKASRNQETGRLSFIPSVSPVLRPHRRRGGEQETQNTSAETYGAQPCTFTTVPASNESYFTTVSAKTESLFKRSGLKRSGPRRAGRWSAVAATVAASATLLSVCCASPALADDKPGSSKGKAKPPASMSTVGGAQLGKPGTQVNLANGAPVLPKDLSARSWIVTDAESGQVLASHNAHWRLPPASTLKMLFADTVLPKFLKTQTHKVVPSDLAGIGEGSSMVGVKEGYTYTVHDLWLGVFLRSGNDAVHVLSALNGGVPQTVKDMQSHADELQALDTHVVSPDGYDAPGQVSSAYDLTLFARSGLQKKDFREYCATATAKFPKTQKKGKTTSSFQIQNTNRLITGDMGLDPYKGIAGVKNGNTTNAGATFTGVAERNGKVLLVTVMNPDSGENQAVYQETARLLDWGFQADGKVTPVGQLVPPKSADTGGANGSSASPKGDKKAAAPDKASTAHASVQNGSSGIGIALSITGGALILLAAAAFLVNRRWPLPELVRRLPRR comes from the coding sequence ATGACCCAGCTCCAGACACCGAAGGCGAGCAGGAACCAGGAGACGGGGCGGCTGAGCTTCATACCCTCAGTATCGCCAGTCCTCCGTCCGCACCGCCGCCGGGGTGGGGAGCAGGAGACACAGAACACCTCGGCGGAGACTTACGGGGCCCAGCCATGTACGTTCACGACCGTGCCTGCCTCGAATGAGTCGTATTTCACGACCGTCTCTGCCAAGACCGAGTCCCTTTTCAAGCGTTCCGGTCTGAAGCGTTCCGGTCCTCGGCGTGCCGGGCGATGGTCCGCCGTCGCCGCCACGGTGGCCGCCTCCGCCACTCTCCTCTCGGTCTGCTGCGCCTCACCCGCACTGGCCGACGACAAGCCGGGATCCTCCAAAGGCAAGGCGAAGCCGCCGGCCTCGATGTCGACCGTGGGCGGCGCGCAGCTGGGCAAGCCGGGCACACAGGTGAATCTGGCGAACGGCGCCCCCGTCCTGCCCAAGGATCTGAGCGCACGCTCCTGGATCGTCACGGACGCAGAGTCGGGCCAGGTACTCGCCTCGCACAACGCGCACTGGCGCCTGCCCCCCGCCAGCACCCTCAAGATGCTCTTCGCCGACACGGTCCTCCCCAAGTTCCTCAAGACGCAGACGCACAAGGTCGTCCCCTCCGACCTGGCCGGCATCGGCGAGGGCTCCAGCATGGTCGGCGTCAAGGAGGGCTACACCTACACCGTCCACGACCTGTGGCTCGGCGTGTTCCTCCGCTCCGGCAACGACGCGGTCCACGTCCTGTCCGCCCTCAACGGCGGTGTCCCGCAGACCGTCAAGGACATGCAGTCCCACGCCGACGAGCTCCAGGCCCTCGACACCCACGTGGTCAGCCCCGACGGCTACGACGCCCCCGGCCAGGTCTCCTCCGCCTACGACCTCACTCTCTTCGCCCGCTCGGGCCTGCAGAAGAAGGACTTCCGCGAGTACTGCGCGACGGCGACCGCGAAGTTCCCCAAGACTCAGAAGAAGGGCAAGACCACCAGCTCCTTCCAGATCCAGAACACCAACCGGCTCATCACCGGCGACATGGGTCTCGACCCCTATAAGGGCATCGCCGGGGTCAAGAACGGCAACACCACCAACGCCGGCGCCACCTTCACCGGCGTCGCCGAACGCAACGGCAAGGTCCTCCTCGTCACCGTCATGAACCCCGACTCCGGCGAGAACCAGGCGGTCTACCAGGAGACGGCCCGTCTCCTCGACTGGGGTTTCCAGGCCGACGGCAAGGTCACGCCGGTGGGACAGCTCGTCCCGCCCAAGAGCGCCGACACCGGCGGCGCCAACGGCTCCTCCGCCAGCCCGAAGGGCGACAAGAAAGCTGCCGCGCCCGACAAGGCCTCGACCGCCCACGCCTCCGTCCAGAACGGCTCCAGCGGCATCGGTATCGCCCTGTCCATCACAGGCGGCGCCCTCATCCTCCTGGCCGCGGCCGCTTTCCTCGTCAACCGCCGCTGGCCCCTGCCCGAACTGGTGCGCCGACTCCCCCGCCGCTGA
- a CDS encoding YihY/virulence factor BrkB family protein: MDWLKRLPGVGPIVERLMRTHAWFAYERLDQVHWTRLAAAMTFISFLALFPLLTVAAAIAAGTLSEERQKTLQDKIAEQVPGISDQLDLGALVANAATVGLVAGALLLFTGIGWVGSIRECLRAVWELEDPEENPVMRKVRDAGVLVGLGGAGLLSLAASMLASSAVGWTAGELGISHEGWGGALLRAVAFAIAVLADFLLLLYVLTLLPGVHPHRRQLLTAALIGAAGFELLKLLLGSYMREVASKSMYGAFGTPVALMLWINFTAKLLLFCAAWTATRGQPDPEVADEAEPGVEPPGAARADAA, from the coding sequence ATGGACTGGCTGAAGAGACTCCCCGGTGTCGGGCCGATCGTCGAGCGGCTCATGCGTACGCACGCGTGGTTCGCCTACGAGCGGCTCGACCAGGTGCACTGGACGCGGCTCGCGGCGGCGATGACGTTCATCAGCTTCCTGGCACTGTTCCCGCTGCTGACCGTGGCCGCGGCGATCGCGGCCGGCACGCTCAGCGAGGAGCGGCAGAAGACGCTCCAGGACAAGATCGCGGAGCAGGTGCCCGGCATCTCCGACCAGTTGGACCTGGGCGCGCTCGTCGCGAACGCGGCAACGGTGGGTCTGGTGGCGGGGGCGTTGCTGCTCTTCACCGGCATCGGGTGGGTCGGCTCGATAAGAGAGTGTCTGCGCGCCGTCTGGGAGTTGGAGGACCCGGAGGAGAACCCGGTCATGCGCAAGGTCAGGGACGCCGGGGTCCTGGTGGGGCTGGGCGGGGCCGGACTGCTCTCGTTGGCGGCATCGATGCTCGCCTCGAGCGCGGTCGGGTGGACGGCGGGCGAGCTCGGCATCTCCCATGAGGGATGGGGAGGCGCGCTGCTCAGGGCGGTGGCGTTCGCGATCGCCGTGCTCGCGGACTTCCTGCTGCTGCTCTATGTGCTGACGCTGCTGCCGGGGGTTCACCCGCATCGGCGGCAGCTGTTGACGGCGGCGCTGATCGGGGCGGCGGGGTTCGAGCTGCTGAAGCTGTTGCTGGGCAGCTATATGAGGGAGGTGGCGTCGAAGAGCATGTACGGGGCGTTCGGGACGCCGGTGGCCCTGATGCTGTGGATCAACTTCACGGCGAAGCTGCTGTTGTTCTGCGCGGCCTGGACGGCCACGCGGGGGCAGCCCGACCCGGAGGTGGCGGACGAGGCCGAGCCGGGGGTGGAGCCGCCGGGGGCGGCGCGGGCCGACGCCGCCTGA
- a CDS encoding GtrA family protein yields MKGLGPELAGFALVGSCAYAVDLGLFVWLRGPAGWNPLTAKSLSFLAGCTVAYGGNALGTYRRTAIEVSRLRQYGVFFAVNVAGAVVQLLCIAVSHYGLGLTSQRADTVSGAGVGMMLATVLRFWGTRTLVFPAAIPARRARTVREGRLGSWTG; encoded by the coding sequence ATGAAGGGTCTTGGGCCCGAGTTGGCGGGGTTCGCGCTGGTGGGGAGCTGTGCGTACGCCGTCGACCTGGGGCTGTTCGTATGGTTGCGGGGGCCGGCGGGCTGGAATCCGCTCACCGCCAAGTCGCTGTCTTTCCTGGCCGGTTGCACGGTCGCGTACGGGGGGAACGCGCTCGGTACCTATCGGCGGACGGCGATCGAGGTGTCACGGCTGCGGCAGTACGGGGTGTTCTTCGCGGTCAATGTGGCGGGGGCGGTGGTGCAGTTGTTGTGCATCGCCGTGTCGCATTACGGGCTCGGGCTCACGTCGCAGCGCGCGGACACGGTGTCCGGGGCGGGGGTGGGCATGATGCTGGCCACGGTTCTGAGGTTCTGGGGTACTCGGACCCTTGTCTTCCCGGCGGCGATTCCGGCGAGACGTGCGAGAACGGTCAGGGAGGGCAGGCTCGGATCATGGACTGGCTGA
- a CDS encoding decaprenyl-phosphate phosphoribosyltransferase — translation MTERNERGEGVRGAMDTGGAGDGAPLVHASGQGRRGSAAALLDRPPGKSVPGPRAATTVGLPVGLLKTARPRQWVKNVLVVAAPAAAGELFTWHAAAQLALVFLLFTVAASAVYLINDARDAEADRAHPVKRNRPVAAGCVPVAVAYGVGGGLAVLAPLVAATLCNPMTAALLTAYVGMQLAYCISLKRVLVVDLVVVTTGFLMRAMIGGLALGIPLSRWFLITTGFGALFMVSAKRYSEAVQMAGKAGATRALLSEYTTGYLRFVWQLAAGVSVLAYCLWAMEEGGLARTGVLPWRQLSMVAFILAVLRYAVFADRGTAGEPEEVVLRDRALAVIGLAWVAMYGLAVANW, via the coding sequence ATGACGGAACGGAATGAGCGAGGGGAAGGGGTGAGGGGAGCGATGGACACGGGGGGAGCGGGCGACGGGGCGCCGTTGGTGCATGCGTCCGGCCAAGGGCGGCGGGGGTCGGCCGCGGCGCTGTTGGACCGGCCGCCGGGGAAATCGGTGCCGGGGCCGCGCGCGGCGACGACGGTCGGGTTGCCGGTCGGACTGTTGAAGACGGCGAGACCGCGGCAATGGGTGAAGAACGTGCTGGTCGTGGCCGCCCCCGCGGCGGCCGGTGAGCTGTTCACGTGGCACGCGGCGGCTCAACTGGCTCTGGTGTTCCTGCTGTTCACTGTGGCTGCCTCCGCCGTGTATTTGATCAACGACGCGCGGGACGCCGAGGCCGATCGGGCGCACCCGGTCAAGCGGAACCGGCCCGTGGCCGCGGGCTGCGTTCCGGTGGCGGTGGCCTATGGGGTCGGGGGCGGTCTCGCGGTTCTCGCACCGCTGGTGGCCGCGACCTTGTGCAACCCGATGACGGCGGCGCTGTTGACCGCCTACGTCGGGATGCAACTGGCGTACTGCATCAGCCTCAAGCGCGTTCTCGTCGTCGATCTTGTCGTGGTGACCACCGGGTTTCTGATGCGGGCCATGATCGGAGGGCTTGCGCTGGGGATTCCGCTGTCGCGGTGGTTCTTGATCACGACGGGGTTCGGGGCGCTGTTCATGGTGTCGGCCAAGCGGTACTCCGAGGCCGTGCAGATGGCCGGGAAGGCGGGCGCGACGCGGGCGTTGCTGTCGGAGTACACGACCGGCTATCTGCGGTTCGTCTGGCAGCTTGCCGCAGGGGTGTCCGTTCTCGCCTATTGCCTGTGGGCCATGGAGGAAGGCGGGCTGGCGCGAACCGGCGTGCTGCCGTGGAGACAGCTGTCGATGGTGGCCTTCATCCTCGCCGTCCTGCGCTACGCGGTCTTCGCCGACCGTGGCACGGCGGGTGAGCCGGAGGAGGTCGTTCTGCGGGACAGAGCACTGGCCGTGATCGGCCTGGCGTGGGTGGCGATGTACGGGCTCGCGGTCGCCAACTGGTGA
- a CDS encoding phosphatase PAP2 family protein, with translation MDDMDRRLLSALRDCGTDRRVAAAARALSWSGEHGALWLGAGLLGAAVDRERRGAWLRGTALTAAAHVASMGIKRVVRRPRPGAESGVEPLVRTAGRHSFPSSHAASAAAATVAYGALRPAGARLVPPLAAAMCVSRMVVGVHYPSDVAAGAALGAAAARLGAHWVAGGARR, from the coding sequence ATGGACGATATGGACCGCCGATTGCTGTCGGCATTGCGCGACTGCGGTACGGACCGGCGCGTGGCAGCGGCCGCGCGCGCACTGTCCTGGAGCGGGGAGCACGGGGCGCTCTGGCTCGGCGCGGGGCTGTTGGGGGCGGCGGTCGACCGGGAGCGGCGAGGGGCGTGGCTGCGCGGCACGGCGCTGACCGCCGCGGCGCACGTGGCCAGCATGGGGATCAAGCGGGTCGTCCGGCGGCCGAGGCCGGGGGCGGAGAGCGGTGTGGAGCCGCTCGTGCGGACGGCGGGGCGGCATTCCTTCCCCAGTTCGCACGCGGCTTCGGCGGCCGCCGCGACGGTCGCGTACGGGGCGTTGCGGCCGGCGGGGGCGCGGCTCGTCCCGCCGTTGGCGGCGGCGATGTGCGTCTCGCGCATGGTCGTCGGGGTGCACTACCCGTCCGATGTGGCGGCGGGGGCGGCGCTCGGGGCGGCCGCCGCGCGGCTCGGGGCTCATTGGGTGGCCGGGGGTGCCCGGCGATGA